One segment of Patulibacter sp. SYSU D01012 DNA contains the following:
- a CDS encoding FliI/YscN family ATPase has product MLRDSDLGQRNGRVVDVIGLVIEATGLRAEVGELCHVHTGRARPSVPAEVVGFRSGRTLLMPLGELAGVGPGTTVSATGRPFRVAVGDGLLGRVVDGLGAPMDGMPAADGAMRATVAAPPDPLTRPRIEERVGLGVRALDALVPCGRGQRLGIFAGSGVGKSSLLGMIARSTTADVNVIALVGERGREVREFVERDLGSALGRSVVVCATSDQPALVRLRAAYTATAIAEHFRDQGQNVVLMMDSVTRFAMAQREVGLAIGEPPATRGYTPSVFALLPRLLERSGTSPKGSITGLYTVLVDGDDMNEPIADAVRSILDGHVVLSRELAHRNHYPAIDVLQSVSRLVGEITGPDDRAAAAAVRGLMADHREREDLIAIGAYQQGTDPRTDAAIAMRDEIERFLRQAPDDRSTIADADAALHAIAARAAALTAAGAPQAA; this is encoded by the coding sequence GTGCTGCGCGACTCCGACCTGGGGCAGCGCAACGGCCGCGTCGTCGACGTCATCGGACTCGTCATCGAGGCCACCGGCCTGCGGGCCGAGGTCGGCGAGCTGTGCCACGTCCACACGGGGCGGGCCCGCCCGTCCGTGCCCGCGGAGGTCGTCGGCTTCCGCTCGGGACGCACGCTGCTCATGCCGCTCGGCGAGCTGGCCGGCGTCGGCCCCGGCACCACCGTCTCCGCGACCGGCCGCCCGTTCCGCGTGGCCGTCGGCGACGGGCTGCTCGGCCGCGTCGTGGACGGGCTCGGCGCCCCGATGGACGGCATGCCCGCCGCCGACGGCGCGATGCGGGCCACGGTCGCCGCGCCGCCCGACCCGCTGACCCGCCCGCGCATCGAGGAGCGCGTCGGCCTGGGCGTCCGCGCCCTCGACGCCCTCGTGCCGTGCGGCCGCGGCCAGCGCCTGGGCATCTTCGCCGGCTCGGGCGTCGGCAAGTCGTCCCTGCTCGGGATGATCGCCCGCTCGACGACCGCCGACGTCAACGTCATCGCCCTCGTCGGCGAGCGCGGCCGCGAGGTGCGCGAGTTCGTCGAGCGCGACCTGGGGTCGGCCCTGGGCCGCTCCGTCGTCGTCTGCGCCACGTCGGACCAGCCGGCCCTCGTCCGCCTGCGCGCCGCCTACACCGCCACCGCGATCGCGGAGCACTTCCGCGACCAGGGCCAGAACGTCGTGCTGATGATGGACTCCGTCACCCGCTTCGCGATGGCGCAGCGCGAGGTCGGGCTGGCCATCGGCGAGCCGCCGGCCACCCGCGGCTACACGCCGAGCGTCTTCGCGCTCCTGCCGCGCCTGCTCGAGCGCTCCGGCACGTCGCCGAAGGGCTCGATCACGGGCCTGTACACGGTGCTCGTGGACGGCGACGACATGAACGAGCCGATCGCCGACGCGGTGCGGTCGATCCTCGACGGCCACGTGGTGCTCTCGCGCGAGCTGGCGCACCGCAACCACTACCCGGCGATCGACGTGCTGCAGAGCGTGTCGCGCCTGGTCGGCGAGATCACGGGCCCCGACGACCGGGCGGCCGCCGCTGCGGTCCGGGGGCTCATGGCCGACCACCGCGAGCGCGAGGACCTGATCGCCATCGGCGCGTACCAGCAGGGCACCGACCCGCGCACGGACGCCGCGATCGCCATGCGCGACGAGATCGAGCGGTTCCTGCGCCAGGCGCCCGACGACCGCTCGACGATCGCCGACGCCGACGCGGCGCTGCACGCGATCGCCGCCCGCGCGGCCGCGCTGACCGCGGCCGGCGCGCCTCAAGCCGCCTGA
- a CDS encoding FliH/SctL family protein — MNAPLATDLASAFEEAAYVPAASSLAPLQLAPEPRPVAPVAEPLEPAAAAVPPAASAAPDRDDARPRPAEFAFPVLERPAAPPTVRELADELAAARDEAERIREEARAEGFAAGQAQGRAEALEQLAPAAATLADALGGARRDALRAADALEREAVELAILLAEKVVAATVLHEPERVLDVVRGALRGVVDRGRVSVHVHPDDVALVRGAMGELLDELGGVERCDVVAERRVTRGGAIVRTTDGELDVRLEAKLERAAQLLRESEA; from the coding sequence ATGAACGCCCCGCTCGCCACCGACCTGGCGTCCGCGTTCGAGGAGGCCGCGTACGTGCCGGCCGCCTCGTCGCTCGCGCCGCTGCAGCTGGCGCCGGAGCCGCGACCCGTCGCGCCCGTCGCCGAGCCCCTGGAGCCCGCCGCCGCGGCGGTCCCGCCGGCCGCGTCGGCCGCGCCGGACCGCGACGACGCCCGGCCCCGCCCCGCCGAGTTCGCGTTCCCCGTGCTGGAGCGCCCCGCGGCGCCGCCGACCGTCCGCGAGCTGGCCGACGAGCTGGCCGCGGCGCGCGACGAGGCCGAGCGCATCCGCGAGGAGGCGCGCGCCGAGGGCTTCGCCGCCGGGCAGGCCCAGGGCCGCGCCGAGGCGCTCGAGCAGCTGGCGCCCGCCGCCGCGACGCTCGCCGACGCGCTCGGCGGCGCCCGCCGCGACGCGCTGCGCGCCGCCGACGCGCTCGAGCGCGAGGCCGTCGAGCTGGCGATCCTGCTGGCCGAGAAGGTCGTCGCGGCGACCGTGCTGCACGAGCCCGAGCGCGTGCTCGACGTCGTCCGCGGCGCCCTCCGCGGCGTCGTCGACCGTGGTCGCGTCAGCGTCCACGTGCACCCCGACGACGTCGCCCTCGTGCGCGGCGCGATGGGGGAGTTGCTCGACGAGCTCGGCGGGGTCGAGCGCTGCGACGTCGTCGCCGAGCGCCGCGTGACCCGCGGCGGCGCGATCGTCCGCACGACCGACGGCGAGCTCGACGTCCGCCTGGAGGCGAAGCTCGAGCGCGCCGCCCAGCTGCTGCGGGAGTCCGAGGCGTGA
- the fliG gene encoding flagellar motor switch protein FliG: MAVVTNAQAQAFGDPFETVDGLPVPTAPPPEPLNLPGRRKAAILLVSLGADRAAEIFRHLRDEEIEALSLEMAKLGQVKAEHIDGVFEEAAALAVAMQHFAEGGVDFAREVLERAMGSERADEIIGRLNSVIEKRPFEFLRRTPPEQVIAFLRAESPQTRALVIANLHTRLAAQVLVELESDEQADIAWRVATMSETSPEVVKRIEAVVRGKLANVISADYQAAGGVQSLADILNHTDRPTERNVLDALADADPDIAEEVRRLLFVFEDVAALDDRSIQLVLRDVEQRDLALALRGVDDAVREKILGNLSQRGAQMLREEMEFMPPQLKRVVEEAQGRIVAVVRRLEESGQLVLSRGGGDDVV, translated from the coding sequence ATGGCCGTCGTGACCAACGCCCAGGCCCAGGCCTTCGGCGACCCCTTCGAGACGGTGGACGGCCTGCCCGTCCCCACGGCCCCGCCGCCGGAGCCGCTCAACCTGCCCGGCCGCCGCAAGGCCGCCATCCTGCTCGTCTCGCTCGGCGCGGACCGGGCGGCGGAGATCTTCCGCCACCTGCGCGACGAGGAGATCGAGGCGCTGTCCCTCGAGATGGCGAAGCTCGGCCAGGTCAAGGCCGAGCACATCGACGGCGTCTTCGAGGAGGCCGCGGCGCTCGCCGTCGCGATGCAGCACTTCGCCGAGGGCGGCGTCGACTTCGCCCGCGAGGTGCTCGAGCGCGCGATGGGCTCCGAGCGCGCCGACGAGATCATCGGCCGGCTCAACTCCGTCATCGAGAAGCGCCCGTTCGAGTTCCTGCGCCGCACCCCGCCGGAGCAGGTCATCGCGTTCCTGCGCGCCGAGTCGCCGCAGACGCGCGCCCTCGTCATCGCCAACCTGCACACCCGCCTGGCCGCCCAGGTGCTGGTCGAGCTCGAGTCGGACGAGCAGGCGGACATCGCCTGGCGCGTCGCGACGATGAGCGAGACGAGCCCCGAGGTCGTCAAGCGGATCGAGGCGGTCGTCCGCGGCAAGCTGGCGAACGTCATCTCGGCCGACTACCAGGCCGCCGGTGGCGTCCAGTCGCTCGCCGACATCCTCAACCACACCGACCGGCCGACGGAGCGCAACGTGCTCGACGCGCTCGCCGACGCGGATCCCGACATCGCCGAGGAGGTGCGGCGCCTGCTGTTCGTCTTCGAGGACGTCGCCGCCCTCGACGACCGCTCGATCCAGCTCGTCCTGCGCGACGTGGAGCAGCGCGACCTGGCGCTCGCCCTGCGCGGCGTCGACGACGCGGTGCGCGAGAAGATCCTGGGCAACCTGTCCCAGCGCGGCGCCCAGATGCTGCGCGAGGAGATGGAGTTCATGCCGCCGCAGCTCAAGCGCGTGGTGGAGGAGGCCCAGGGCCGCATCGTCGCGGTCGTGCGCCGCCTGGAGGAGTCCGGGCAGCTCGTGCTCAGCCGCGGCGGCGGGGACGACGTGGTCTGA
- the fliF gene encoding flagellar basal-body MS-ring/collar protein FliF, which yields MPLPKILSKLSVRGRIGLAGAVLGVVVVLFVMFKLASSPGYTTIVTGLDPAQTGKMTTALDEKGVAYELQNNGTALAVEKRDVANARIALAEQGGVAGGTVQPGFELFDNQKMGSSQMQQQVTYQRAMEGELAKTIGQIQGVSGASVQLVLPDDTDALLSENAPEATAAVLLSGAEDPEPAAVQGIARLVASSVKSLKPSKVTITDGAGRLLWPTAGADGAAGGTGTGGAALAKQAAAQKYQTSLEGSLSSVLAQTLGPNMARVRVNADIDADQATQEQLQYGRKRVALKTKTDNERMRGTGATNGGTAGTAGNVPGYAATAGGGGNSNYQHESGESEFGNDKTVTKRTIAAGAVNRQSVSVLVSNAVPAAQLPAIRQAIAAAAGINTQRGDQLNVSRIAFAQAPAAPKASPLSGNVLDYAKWAAVALATIIFLVLVARHLRRREREALASPTWLNEIEAPLPLREFVPEPAPVPVRVAPAVLDVAEPPPARKAIQELAERDPGRVANQVRHWLSED from the coding sequence GTGCCGCTCCCCAAGATCCTCTCCAAGCTCTCCGTCCGGGGCCGCATCGGCCTGGCCGGCGCCGTCCTCGGCGTCGTCGTCGTCCTCTTCGTGATGTTCAAGCTCGCGTCGAGCCCCGGCTACACCACCATCGTCACCGGCCTGGACCCCGCCCAGACCGGCAAGATGACGACCGCGCTCGACGAGAAGGGCGTCGCCTACGAGCTGCAGAACAACGGCACCGCGCTCGCCGTCGAGAAGCGCGACGTCGCGAACGCCCGCATCGCCCTCGCCGAGCAGGGCGGCGTCGCCGGCGGCACCGTCCAGCCCGGCTTCGAGCTCTTCGACAACCAGAAGATGGGCTCGTCGCAGATGCAGCAGCAGGTCACGTACCAGCGCGCGATGGAGGGCGAGCTGGCCAAGACGATCGGCCAGATCCAGGGCGTGTCCGGCGCCTCGGTGCAGCTCGTGCTGCCCGACGACACCGACGCGCTGCTCTCGGAGAACGCCCCCGAGGCGACGGCCGCCGTGCTGCTGTCGGGCGCCGAGGACCCCGAGCCCGCGGCCGTGCAGGGCATCGCCCGCCTGGTCGCGTCGAGCGTCAAGTCGCTCAAGCCGTCCAAGGTGACGATCACCGACGGCGCCGGTCGCCTGCTGTGGCCGACCGCGGGCGCCGACGGCGCCGCCGGCGGCACGGGCACCGGCGGCGCCGCGCTGGCCAAGCAGGCCGCGGCGCAGAAGTACCAGACGTCGCTCGAGGGCAGCCTCAGCTCCGTGCTGGCGCAGACGCTCGGCCCGAACATGGCACGCGTCCGCGTCAACGCCGACATCGACGCCGACCAGGCGACGCAGGAGCAGCTGCAGTACGGCCGCAAGCGCGTCGCGCTGAAGACGAAGACCGACAACGAGCGGATGCGCGGCACCGGCGCGACGAACGGCGGCACCGCCGGCACCGCCGGCAACGTGCCCGGCTACGCCGCGACCGCCGGCGGGGGCGGCAACTCGAACTACCAGCACGAGTCCGGCGAGAGCGAGTTCGGCAACGACAAGACCGTGACGAAGCGGACGATCGCCGCCGGCGCCGTCAACCGCCAGAGCGTCTCCGTGCTCGTCTCGAACGCGGTCCCGGCGGCGCAGCTGCCGGCGATCCGCCAGGCGATCGCCGCCGCCGCCGGCATCAACACGCAGCGCGGCGACCAGCTCAACGTCTCGCGCATCGCGTTCGCCCAGGCGCCCGCCGCGCCGAAGGCCTCGCCGCTGTCGGGCAACGTCCTCGACTACGCCAAGTGGGCCGCGGTCGCGCTCGCCACGATCATCTTCCTGGTCCTCGTGGCGCGCCACCTGCGCCGCCGCGAGCGCGAGGCGCTGGCCTCGCCGACCTGGCTGAACGAGATCGAGGCGCCGCTGCCGCTGCGCGAGTTCGTGCCCGAGCCCGCCCCGGTCCCGGTGCGCGTCGCCCCGGCCGTCCTGGACGTCGCCGAGCCGCCGCCGGCGCGCAAGGCGATCCAGGAGCTCGCCGAGCGCGATCCCGGCCGCGTGGCCAACCAGGTCCGTCACTGGCTCTCGGAGGACTGA
- the fliE gene encoding flagellar hook-basal body complex protein FliE produces the protein MILPIDPSMVLGSEAIMPGVAPVTPPQPPTGTSAAGFGDALSGALKSLETTQTDAAKASASLAAGTADNAEAVVMAVEKAKLSMQMAASLRTKGVEALNDVLHTQV, from the coding sequence ATGATCCTCCCCATCGACCCCAGCATGGTGCTCGGCTCCGAGGCGATCATGCCCGGCGTCGCGCCCGTCACGCCGCCGCAGCCGCCGACCGGGACGTCCGCCGCCGGCTTCGGCGACGCGCTCTCCGGGGCCCTCAAGAGCCTCGAGACCACCCAGACCGACGCCGCGAAGGCCAGCGCCTCGCTCGCCGCCGGCACCGCCGACAACGCCGAGGCGGTCGTCATGGCCGTCGAGAAGGCGAAGCTCTCGATGCAGATGGCCGCGAGCCTGCGGACCAAGGGCGTCGAGGCGCTGAACGACGTCCTGCACACGCAGGTCTAG
- the flgC gene encoding flagellar basal body rod protein FlgC, whose product MSILNALDVSASGLTASRVQLDVTSENLANAQTTRTAAGGPYQRKTVVLQSADGGQGFGTTLASAMGGSAGAARGVQVAAITPHPAPPRMVYDPGHPDANADGYVAMPAIDSVTEMVDLIAASRGYEANVTAMQSAKQMFTRTLDLLR is encoded by the coding sequence ATGAGCATCCTGAACGCCCTCGACGTCAGCGCCTCGGGGCTCACCGCCTCGCGCGTGCAGCTCGACGTCACCTCCGAGAACCTCGCCAACGCGCAGACGACGCGCACGGCGGCGGGCGGCCCCTACCAGCGCAAGACCGTCGTCCTGCAGTCCGCCGACGGCGGCCAGGGCTTCGGCACCACCCTCGCCTCCGCGATGGGCGGATCGGCCGGCGCCGCCCGCGGCGTCCAGGTCGCGGCGATCACGCCGCACCCGGCGCCCCCGCGGATGGTCTACGACCCCGGCCATCCCGACGCCAACGCCGACGGCTACGTCGCGATGCCGGCGATCGACTCCGTCACCGAGATGGTCGACCTCATCGCCGCCTCCCGCGGCTACGAGGCGAACGTCACCGCGATGCAGAGCGCGAAGCAGATGTTCACCCGCACCCTCGACCTCCTCCGATGA
- a CDS encoding flagellar basal body protein, translating to MSLIDPTQSALNSAIQGAAQRHQLLADNLANVNTPGYQRKDVDFHGQLRQAMETGRPAPVAFAATTQPGVVSADGNGIDMDRESAELSKNALEQQALVSVARARIETLVTAITGSGA from the coding sequence GTGAGCCTGATCGACCCCACCCAGAGCGCGCTCAACAGCGCCATCCAGGGCGCTGCCCAGCGCCACCAGCTGCTGGCGGACAACCTCGCCAACGTCAACACGCCGGGCTACCAGCGCAAGGACGTGGACTTCCACGGCCAGCTGCGCCAGGCGATGGAGACGGGACGCCCCGCGCCGGTGGCCTTCGCGGCCACCACCCAGCCGGGCGTCGTGTCCGCCGACGGCAACGGGATCGACATGGACCGCGAGTCGGCGGAGCTGTCGAAGAACGCCCTGGAGCAGCAGGCGCTCGTCAGCGTCGCCCGGGCCCGCATCGAGACCCTCGTCACCGCCATCACCGGGAGCGGCGCATGA
- the fliS gene encoding flagellar export chaperone FliS — MSTYAAPSAYRDSAVLTASPTELVVMLYDGIGRFLRQAVAALEADDLATASARMQRAEAIITELSVTLDHEQGGQIAGRLAEIYGFWRRHIDAARVERDPQKLLQVVRQAAEIRGAFAAIGG, encoded by the coding sequence GTGTCCACCTACGCCGCCCCCAGCGCCTACCGCGACTCCGCGGTCCTGACGGCTTCCCCGACCGAGCTGGTCGTGATGCTGTACGACGGGATCGGGCGCTTCCTCCGCCAGGCCGTCGCCGCCCTCGAGGCGGACGACCTCGCCACCGCGTCGGCGCGCATGCAGCGCGCCGAGGCGATCATCACCGAGCTCAGCGTGACGCTCGACCACGAGCAGGGCGGCCAGATCGCCGGCCGGCTCGCCGAGATCTACGGCTTCTGGCGCCGGCACATCGACGCCGCGCGCGTCGAGCGCGACCCGCAGAAGCTGCTGCAGGTCGTGCGTCAGGCCGCCGAGATCCGCGGCGCGTTCGCCGCCATCGGCGGGTGA
- the fliD gene encoding flagellar filament capping protein FliD produces MGISLSGLATSLDTDALITQLMATEKQPLTRMNQQQADQKSAKATIQSVVDKLKSLQTAANALRDPTLFGNKQSVSVGDASAATATVQSGAATGGYQLVVDRLARSASASYAYTPQSTAGTITVAGSGWSDTIATNPDEIMSDFVARINGNASLHVVASVTTVAGQERIAFASRATGATSGFSASGAELSDEQLKAGQDARVLVDGQEHLSRTNVFDDAIPGVRLTLRGVTSTPTTVNVGAPGADADGVAKAAKTFVDAYNAAVDLLRTTTAVVAGKTNALGGDIGLTSIQDRLRQSLVETTNGVTGLPLEKLGISTGKTSGTSKTSTDALQGRLTLDETVLKDAVTKDPGAVRTTLARSGGVLNAIADNVTSWTAATSGTLTQRMSIIDQFVSDLNVRMDQFNARMDARQTALKAQFARLEATISGFNDQKSWLTGQLSALNK; encoded by the coding sequence ATGGGCATCAGCCTGAGCGGGCTCGCCACGAGCCTGGACACGGACGCGCTCATCACGCAGCTGATGGCGACGGAGAAGCAGCCGCTGACCCGGATGAACCAGCAGCAGGCGGACCAGAAGTCCGCCAAGGCGACGATCCAGTCCGTCGTCGACAAGCTGAAGTCGCTGCAGACGGCGGCGAACGCCCTGCGCGACCCCACGCTGTTCGGCAACAAGCAGTCCGTGTCCGTCGGCGACGCCTCGGCCGCCACCGCGACCGTGCAGTCCGGCGCCGCCACCGGCGGCTACCAGCTGGTCGTCGACCGCCTGGCCCGCTCGGCCAGCGCGAGCTACGCGTACACGCCGCAGTCCACCGCCGGCACGATCACCGTCGCCGGGTCCGGCTGGTCGGACACGATCGCCACGAACCCCGACGAGATCATGAGCGACTTCGTCGCCCGGATCAACGGCAACGCCAGCCTGCACGTCGTGGCGTCCGTCACGACGGTGGCGGGCCAGGAGCGCATCGCCTTCGCCAGCCGGGCCACCGGCGCCACGAGCGGCTTCTCCGCGTCCGGCGCCGAGCTGTCGGACGAGCAGCTGAAGGCGGGCCAGGACGCCCGCGTGCTCGTCGACGGCCAGGAGCACCTGTCGCGCACGAACGTCTTCGACGACGCCATCCCCGGCGTGCGGCTGACCCTGCGCGGGGTCACGTCCACCCCGACGACCGTCAACGTCGGCGCGCCCGGCGCGGACGCCGACGGCGTGGCGAAGGCCGCCAAGACGTTCGTCGACGCCTACAACGCGGCGGTCGACCTGCTGCGGACGACGACGGCGGTCGTCGCCGGCAAGACGAACGCGCTCGGCGGCGACATCGGCCTGACCTCGATCCAGGACCGCCTGCGCCAGTCGCTCGTCGAGACGACGAACGGCGTCACCGGCCTGCCGCTCGAGAAGCTCGGCATCTCGACCGGCAAGACGTCCGGCACGAGCAAGACGAGCACCGACGCCCTCCAGGGCCGGCTGACGCTCGACGAGACCGTCCTGAAGGACGCCGTGACGAAGGACCCGGGCGCCGTCCGGACCACGCTCGCGCGGAGCGGAGGGGTGCTGAACGCGATCGCCGACAACGTCACGTCGTGGACGGCGGCGACGAGCGGCACGCTGACGCAGCGGATGTCGATCATCGACCAGTTCGTGTCGGACCTGAACGTCCGGATGGACCAGTTCAACGCCCGCATGGACGCCCGCCAGACCGCCCTGAAGGCGCAGTTCGCGCGCCTGGAGGCGACGATCTCGGGCTTCAACGACCAGAAGTCGTGGCTCACGGGCCAGCTGAGCGCGCTGAACAAGTAG
- a CDS encoding flagellar hook-basal body protein, whose product MDRGLFIAAAGMRAEQTRQDQLTNDLANAATPGYKRDRTTQTTFGDVLLSATRDGRAVGAVGLGPYADQTVTDLRAQPVRETGEPLDLAIEGDGYFAVQTPQGVRYTRNGQFTTSPTGTLADARGNQVLGQGGQPVPVDAQGRVAAGAVGVFALRDPRKVGEGEFQGTAAGQAPGVVRQGALEGSGVDPTIAMADMIASLRSFEAGQKSITTIDETLQKAANQVGSATGN is encoded by the coding sequence ATGGACCGTGGTCTCTTCATCGCCGCCGCCGGCATGCGCGCCGAGCAGACGCGGCAGGATCAGCTCACGAACGATCTCGCGAACGCGGCGACGCCCGGCTACAAGCGGGACCGCACGACGCAGACGACGTTCGGCGACGTGCTCCTGTCCGCCACCCGCGACGGCCGCGCCGTCGGGGCCGTCGGCCTGGGACCGTACGCGGACCAGACCGTCACGGACCTGCGCGCCCAGCCCGTCCGCGAGACGGGCGAGCCGCTCGACCTGGCGATCGAGGGCGACGGCTACTTCGCCGTCCAGACGCCGCAGGGGGTGCGCTACACCCGCAACGGGCAGTTCACGACGTCCCCGACGGGGACGCTGGCGGACGCCCGCGGCAACCAGGTGCTGGGCCAGGGCGGCCAGCCGGTCCCGGTCGACGCGCAGGGTCGCGTCGCCGCCGGGGCCGTCGGCGTCTTCGCGCTGCGCGACCCGCGCAAGGTCGGCGAGGGCGAGTTCCAGGGCACGGCCGCCGGCCAGGCGCCGGGCGTCGTGCGCCAGGGGGCCCTCGAGGGCTCCGGCGTGGACCCGACGATCGCGATGGCCGACATGATCGCGTCGCTGCGCTCGTTCGAGGCCGGCCAGAAGTCGATCACGACGATCGACGAGACGCTGCAGAAGGCCGCCAACCAGGTCGGCAGCGCCACCGGCAACTAG
- a CDS encoding flagellar hook-basal body protein has product MLQGLHAAAAGMSANQSRLDAVSNDIANVNTTGYKQNRVAFRDLLYVRDGVEDVQVGSGAGATTVGRGYAQGALQVTDRPLDVAIAGPGFLRVDTPDGAALTRAGDLQVDAQGRLATRDGALVAGVRPLPTGADATVKIGEDGTVRTADGQELGRLQIVNVPSPDGLRPLGNSRFAETAQSGAAVAANPPETRVLQGNLEASNVDMSTAMVDLIESQRAFAMASRAVQSQDQMWEIANGVKR; this is encoded by the coding sequence ATGCTCCAAGGCCTGCACGCAGCCGCCGCCGGCATGTCGGCGAACCAGTCCCGACTGGACGCGGTGTCGAACGACATCGCCAACGTCAACACCACCGGCTACAAGCAGAACCGCGTCGCCTTCCGGGACCTCCTCTACGTCCGCGACGGCGTGGAGGACGTCCAGGTCGGCTCCGGCGCGGGCGCCACGACCGTCGGCCGCGGGTACGCCCAGGGCGCGCTGCAGGTCACCGACCGGCCGCTCGACGTCGCCATCGCCGGCCCCGGCTTCCTCCGCGTCGACACGCCCGACGGCGCCGCGCTGACCCGCGCCGGCGACCTGCAGGTCGACGCCCAGGGCCGCCTGGCCACCCGCGACGGCGCCCTCGTCGCCGGCGTCCGCCCGCTCCCGACCGGCGCCGACGCCACCGTGAAGATCGGCGAGGACGGCACCGTCCGCACCGCGGACGGCCAGGAGCTCGGGCGCCTGCAGATCGTCAACGTGCCGTCCCCCGACGGCCTGCGCCCGCTCGGCAACAGCCGCTTCGCCGAGACGGCGCAGAGCGGCGCCGCCGTGGCCGCGAACCCGCCCGAGACGCGGGTGCTGCAGGGCAACCTCGAGGCGTCGAACGTCGACATGTCGACCGCGATGGTCGACCTGATCGAGTCGCAGCGCGCCTTCGCGATGGCCAGCCGCGCGGTGCAGTCGCAGGACCAGATGTGGGAGATCGCCAACGGGGTCAAGCGATGA
- a CDS encoding rod-binding protein, whose protein sequence is MTVPAVGGAMAPVDVRSLPRDVRAGGPQAQKTYQAAVAFERVLVEQLTKELSATAQPADDETASAATGAYRDMLPGAMADALTGAGGIGLARQLYDAMRPSAATAASSPAPASGAATPADGAAAPAGPSTTSATTPATGSLS, encoded by the coding sequence ATGACCGTCCCGGCGGTGGGCGGCGCGATGGCGCCGGTCGACGTGCGCAGCCTGCCGCGCGACGTGCGCGCGGGCGGCCCCCAGGCCCAGAAGACCTACCAGGCGGCGGTCGCCTTCGAGCGCGTGCTCGTCGAGCAGCTGACGAAGGAGCTCAGCGCGACGGCGCAGCCCGCCGACGACGAGACCGCCTCCGCGGCGACCGGCGCGTACCGCGACATGCTGCCCGGCGCGATGGCCGACGCCCTGACCGGCGCCGGCGGCATCGGCCTGGCCCGCCAGCTCTACGACGCGATGCGCCCGAGCGCCGCGACGGCCGCCTCCTCCCCCGCGCCGGCCTCCGGCGCGGCCACGCCCGCCGACGGCGCCGCCGCGCCGGCCGGCCCCTCCACCACGTCCGCCACCACCCCGGCCACCGGGAGCCTCTCGTGA